One window from the genome of Polyangiaceae bacterium encodes:
- a CDS encoding rod shape-determining protein, with the protein MIFDWLYGLFSNDLAIDLGTATTLIYVKGKGIVSCEPSVVAVQRDARGSKKVLAVGREAKEMLGRTPGNIQAIRPLRDGVIADFEITEAMLRYFISRAHNQRTLVKPRIIICVPFGITEVEKRAVKESAESAGAREVYLIEEPMAAAIGAGLPITEPSGNMVVDIGGGTTEVAVISLAGIVYSQSVRVGGDKMDEAIVAYMKRKYNLAIGEQTAERIKMTIGNAYSLEQQITMEVKGRDMVAGIPKTILVNSDEVREAMSEPINAIVEAVLLALERTPPELAADIVDKGVVLTGGGALLKNIDVLLREETGLPVMVSDDPVSAVVLGSGKTLDHIELLKEVTIG; encoded by the coding sequence ATGATTTTCGACTGGCTATACGGCCTGTTCTCGAATGACCTCGCCATCGATCTCGGTACGGCGACGACCCTGATCTATGTGAAGGGCAAAGGGATCGTCTCGTGCGAGCCGTCCGTCGTGGCGGTGCAACGCGATGCGCGCGGCAGCAAGAAGGTGTTGGCGGTCGGCCGCGAGGCCAAGGAGATGCTCGGCCGCACACCCGGCAACATCCAGGCGATCCGTCCGCTACGCGACGGCGTGATTGCAGACTTCGAGATCACCGAAGCCATGCTGCGCTACTTCATCAGCCGAGCGCACAATCAGCGCACGCTGGTGAAGCCCCGCATCATCATCTGCGTTCCGTTCGGCATAACCGAGGTGGAGAAGCGCGCGGTGAAGGAGAGCGCGGAGAGCGCTGGAGCGCGCGAGGTGTACCTGATCGAAGAGCCCATGGCGGCAGCGATCGGCGCGGGGCTCCCCATCACTGAGCCGAGCGGAAACATGGTCGTCGACATCGGTGGTGGGACGACAGAGGTTGCGGTGATTTCCCTCGCCGGCATCGTCTACTCCCAGAGCGTGCGCGTGGGTGGCGACAAGATGGACGAGGCCATCGTTGCCTACATGAAGCGCAAGTACAACTTGGCGATCGGCGAGCAAACCGCCGAGCGCATCAAGATGACCATCGGCAACGCGTACTCGCTCGAGCAGCAGATCACGATGGAGGTCAAGGGCCGCGACATGGTTGCGGGTATTCCCAAGACCATCCTGGTCAACAGCGACGAGGTTCGTGAGGCCATGAGCGAGCCGATCAACGCCATCGTCGAGGCGGTCCTCCTCGCGCTCGAGCGCACGCCTCCGGAGCTCGCGGCAGACATCGTCGACAAGGGCGTCGTGCTCACCGGTGGTGGCGCGTTGCTTAAGAACATCGATGTGCTGTTGCGCGAAGAGACCGGTCTTCCGGTGATGGTGAGCGACGACCCCGTGAGCGCAGTCGTGTTGGGTTC
- a CDS encoding RNA-binding protein, whose protein sequence is MYVSNLPYDATREELEGVFSEGNAGNVARIHLPTTPEGRGRGFGFVTMDTTEAAEQAVVLMRDAALRGRKLHMSIAHPRGDRPPRPAGPGGGDRPDRGGDRPPVEYRGGGGGGGGGGGGGDFGPPPGPRFEEPSDGGAPPADRFESFRGGGEDRRRKEREKKAKEKKRPKRGARGDQDGRDNPSRWDRDSWDDD, encoded by the coding sequence CTGTACGTCAGCAACCTGCCCTATGACGCGACTCGTGAAGAGCTGGAGGGGGTGTTCAGCGAAGGCAACGCGGGCAACGTTGCGCGCATCCATTTGCCAACCACACCGGAAGGCCGGGGGCGTGGCTTTGGATTCGTGACCATGGACACCACCGAGGCGGCGGAGCAGGCGGTCGTGCTGATGCGGGATGCCGCGCTTCGAGGCCGGAAGCTTCACATGTCGATCGCGCATCCGCGTGGCGACCGTCCACCACGTCCGGCGGGCCCGGGTGGAGGTGACCGACCTGACCGCGGTGGGGACCGACCGCCGGTCGAGTACCGCGGCGGCGGTGGCGGTGGCGGCGGTGGCGGCGGTGGTGGGGACTTCGGTCCTCCACCAGGCCCGCGCTTTGAGGAGCCCTCCGACGGTGGAGCACCGCCCGCCGATCGCTTCGAGAGTTTCCGTGGCGGAGGCGAAGATCGTCGTCGGAAAGAACGCGAGAAGAAGGCGAAAGAAAAGAAGCGACCGAAGCGCGGCGCTCGAGGCGACCAAGACGGCCGGGACAACCCGAGCCGTTGGGACCGCGACAGCTGGGACGACGACTAG
- a CDS encoding diacylglycerol kinase family lipid kinase, with amino-acid sequence MSTHVIVNPKAGSGRAAAKLPEIRRALKDAGVEFEIRETQGPGHATELLNDARRAGVETVAVVGGDGTLNEVSQGYLDLQGQPLPGPRLSLIPAGTGGDFRKSFGFDESIEDAARRLQRGKTQRIDLGVLHCQDGGEEVTRAFLNIMSFGIGGLTDRLVNSGPKWLGGKAAFFLGTFRALLSYRNTAVEVSVDGEPWLVGPILNVAVANGQYFGGGMHIAPQADPSDGVFDIVALGDISATRSLAMTPKVYKGTHVGEHQVLSCRGRRIEAKPLDTGDEVLIDNDGETPGKLPIRVELAAGALQLIV; translated from the coding sequence ATGAGCACCCACGTCATCGTCAATCCCAAAGCCGGCAGCGGTCGCGCCGCCGCGAAACTCCCGGAAATCCGCCGCGCACTCAAGGACGCTGGGGTCGAGTTCGAAATCCGCGAGACGCAGGGTCCCGGCCACGCGACGGAGCTGCTCAACGATGCGAGGCGCGCCGGGGTGGAAACCGTCGCGGTCGTGGGTGGCGATGGCACGCTGAACGAAGTGAGCCAAGGCTACCTCGATCTTCAAGGTCAGCCGCTCCCCGGTCCTCGCCTTTCGTTGATCCCCGCGGGAACAGGCGGTGATTTCCGTAAGAGCTTCGGCTTCGACGAATCCATCGAAGACGCAGCGCGGCGCCTGCAGCGGGGCAAGACCCAACGCATCGATCTGGGTGTCTTGCACTGTCAGGATGGCGGTGAGGAGGTGACACGCGCCTTCCTCAACATCATGAGCTTCGGTATTGGCGGCCTAACGGACCGGTTGGTCAACTCGGGCCCCAAGTGGCTCGGTGGCAAGGCGGCTTTCTTCCTCGGGACGTTCCGCGCTTTGCTCAGCTACCGCAACACCGCCGTGGAGGTGAGTGTCGATGGGGAGCCGTGGCTAGTCGGCCCGATCCTCAATGTTGCCGTTGCCAACGGTCAATACTTCGGCGGCGGCATGCACATCGCGCCCCAGGCCGACCCGAGTGACGGCGTGTTCGACATCGTGGCCCTCGGCGACATCAGCGCCACACGCAGCCTGGCGATGACCCCGAAGGTCTACAAGGGGACCCACGTGGGTGAACACCAGGTGCTCAGCTGCCGCGGCCGACGCATCGAAGCCAAGCCGCTCGACACGGGCGACGAGGTGTTGATCGACAACGACGGGGAGACGCCAGGCAAACTGCCGATCCGCGTGGAACTTGCGGCGGGCGCCCTTCAGCTCATCGTGTAG
- a CDS encoding prolipoprotein diacylglyceryl transferase: MTFDPQIPFVQPSDITLLSRDAIGHGFPPADLSIKPFGTLVATGVALGTYLAVRQARKLGFGERAFMSFSFWVLAVGFFGGHFFDTLFYYPERVAENPFQLFAVWNGLSSFGGFMGAVIGAFAWQWRYKKPMLPYGDIVCSSFPIGWTFGRMGCSVAHDHPGLLSNAWYAVQYPGGGRLDLGLIEMVLTIPLAAAFLYWRRKPHPWGFYLSRFALLYAPVRFFLDFLRARDLAISDNRYGGLTPAQWLAIVLFGAGAWVAFKFKDREPEDPPKPPRELRNLPTKRRARA, encoded by the coding sequence ATGACCTTCGACCCGCAGATCCCCTTCGTTCAGCCATCGGACATCACGCTGCTGAGTCGCGACGCCATCGGGCACGGCTTTCCTCCGGCGGATTTGTCCATCAAGCCGTTTGGCACCTTGGTGGCGACTGGCGTGGCTCTGGGAACGTATCTGGCGGTACGTCAGGCGCGCAAGCTGGGCTTTGGCGAGCGTGCGTTCATGTCCTTCTCGTTCTGGGTGCTCGCAGTTGGCTTTTTTGGGGGGCACTTCTTCGACACGCTCTTTTACTATCCGGAGCGCGTCGCCGAAAACCCGTTCCAGCTCTTTGCCGTGTGGAATGGGCTCTCGAGCTTTGGCGGGTTCATGGGCGCCGTCATCGGCGCCTTCGCCTGGCAGTGGCGATACAAGAAACCGATGTTGCCGTACGGAGACATCGTGTGTAGCTCATTCCCCATCGGGTGGACGTTCGGGCGCATGGGGTGTTCGGTCGCTCACGACCACCCAGGGCTCTTGTCCAATGCATGGTACGCGGTGCAGTACCCCGGCGGCGGTCGTCTTGACTTGGGGCTGATCGAGATGGTCCTGACCATCCCGCTCGCCGCGGCGTTCCTCTACTGGCGACGCAAGCCGCACCCGTGGGGCTTCTACTTGAGCCGGTTCGCGCTGCTCTACGCGCCTGTGCGCTTCTTTCTCGACTTCTTGCGGGCGCGCGACCTGGCCATCAGCGATAACCGCTACGGTGGGCTGACTCCTGCGCAATGGCTCGCGATCGTGTTGTTTGGAGCCGGGGCCTGGGTCGCCTTCAAGTTCAAGGACCGCGAGCCTGAGGACCCGCCCAAGCCTCCACGGGAGCTTAGGAACCTGCCAACGAAGCGCCGAGCGCGCGCTTGA
- a CDS encoding aminopeptidase P N-terminal domain-containing protein, with product MNQSTYRERRRRVLEAISPGVLVLPSAPVAIRNNDVEHEYRQDSDFFYLSGFDEQESVLVLSSEREQPYHLFVRKRDPEREVWDGPRAGVDGAKADFGADQAYEISTLEAELPKLLETERVYYAFGRDPAFDRVMFAAIASVKARAKLGVRYPVELIDPSKVLHKMRLLKSGEELTLMTKALDITREAHVAAMAAAEPGKFEYEVESVLNGVFRRRGSERPAYGSIVGSGPNATVLHYRKNDRQMQEGDLLLIDAGCEYGYYASDITRTFPVSGTFTPAQRKIYELVLEAQFASIRATRPGATLDDVHKASVEVLARGMVELGFIEGPVSDAIKDLRYRKYYMHKTSHYLGMDVHDVGPYFENGKPRPLQAGSVITVEPGMYIPADADVPEEYRGIGVRIEDDVLVTDKGQRVLSAGIPKTVDEVEAACRGELT from the coding sequence ATGAATCAGAGCACGTATCGCGAGCGCCGTCGGCGCGTCCTCGAAGCCATCAGCCCCGGAGTGTTGGTGTTGCCGTCTGCGCCAGTTGCCATCCGCAACAACGACGTCGAGCACGAGTACCGTCAAGACTCTGATTTCTTCTACTTGTCGGGCTTCGACGAGCAGGAGAGCGTGCTGGTGCTGAGCAGTGAGCGCGAGCAGCCGTACCACCTTTTCGTGCGGAAACGGGACCCCGAGCGCGAGGTGTGGGACGGACCGCGCGCGGGCGTTGACGGTGCCAAGGCGGATTTTGGCGCTGATCAAGCCTATGAGATCAGCACGCTCGAGGCCGAGCTGCCGAAGCTGCTCGAGACCGAGCGGGTATACTACGCCTTCGGTCGTGACCCGGCGTTCGACCGTGTCATGTTCGCGGCCATTGCGAGCGTGAAAGCGCGGGCGAAGCTCGGCGTGCGTTATCCGGTGGAGCTCATCGATCCGAGCAAGGTGCTGCACAAGATGCGGCTCCTCAAGTCCGGTGAAGAACTAACGCTGATGACCAAGGCCCTCGACATCACTCGGGAGGCTCACGTCGCCGCGATGGCTGCGGCTGAACCCGGCAAGTTCGAGTACGAGGTGGAGTCGGTGCTGAACGGCGTCTTCCGGCGGCGTGGTTCGGAGCGGCCCGCGTATGGCTCGATCGTCGGCTCCGGTCCCAACGCCACGGTGCTGCACTACCGCAAGAACGATCGCCAGATGCAGGAGGGCGATCTGCTGTTGATCGACGCTGGCTGCGAGTACGGCTACTACGCGAGCGACATCACGCGCACCTTCCCCGTGAGCGGCACCTTTACTCCGGCGCAACGCAAGATCTACGAGCTGGTGCTCGAGGCCCAGTTCGCCAGTATCCGCGCGACTCGCCCGGGAGCGACCCTCGACGACGTGCACAAGGCGAGCGTCGAAGTGCTGGCGCGCGGCATGGTGGAGCTCGGCTTCATCGAGGGCCCGGTGAGCGACGCCATCAAGGACCTGCGCTACCGCAAGTACTACATGCACAAGACCAGCCACTACCTCGGCATGGACGTGCATGACGTGGGCCCGTACTTCGAGAACGGCAAGCCGCGTCCCCTGCAAGCGGGGAGTGTGATCACGGTTGAACCTGGTATGTATATCCCCGCGGATGCAGATGTCCCCGAGGAGTACCGCGGCATCGGCGTGCGAATCGAGGACGACGTGCTCGTCACGGACAAAGGTCAGCGCGTGCTCAGTGCAGGCATCCCAAAGACGGTTGACGAGGTCGAAGCCGCGTGTCGCGGCGAGCTCACGTGA
- a CDS encoding prolyl oligopeptidase family serine peptidase, with translation MAALCVALIGGYSRSASAEVRLCPAADGSLGAWLLAGPVPAGSAKRLDPKSFFPKETGELSKGQSARWRTVAYDDTLDIAKSIPGKGNFAALGGWLSVEEASDAYLLLGVDGGVSVWLDGERIHERSRPALRAGAFVPIPMHLDPGRHRLVLWLESSLPHWGFWARVVAQADGLPPVGLRFALPDTDENDSANLGRQLLRLSLDANLRDAGYGPTLRLDFPRGFPEDLLRGSAAAPQVQLTQSTSDGKSASTQLSVGQPSCGTRGIRDYRVQLPPPASGSAGNLQVDLKLPFTAKKLELKLDPALPQAVGAALEQARRLSAGPRSGDSPDASTPKLVDRDVIAASLRRAALTLQRQIAAGDTRGTAQAKRDLESLLDDLGDGVDPLETEGLHSLALHSELDGSDQPFALQLPSGYAKRKDKARYPLVLLLHGYNGTPESVMRAFLDSTGDRPRVPGIVLAPYSHGNAFYRDAGEAATLEALKWALETLPVDPDRVSVTGVSMGGTGTGYMAVRYPELFSAASPLCGYHSYFIRRDTSKRPIRPWENARMHHWSPASWAENLQQVPMFVAQGTKDFPHDNSKVLIQRLRDLNYDVIEEWPETGHSVWTEVWDGADGWPWLSNKRRVEAPARVRFVSDQLRYAKHYWLELSELETPGKLAEVQAQVKGGKVELEATGVKALRFVPPLPKGLQGSKLKARIAEQELELDPQKQELRRGAEGWAVTPNTPTPAGHKRAGVEGPIRDVFMSPVTFVYGTRRQATSRATLEVANAWANGRGSADLAYPVVADRDLPTAALRSTNLFLIGGARDNLVSARLAGDLKSRTETHKLFLGDLEFEGGDVGCLYVEPHPLNPERYLLVLDAVSAQGYLLTNALPALLPDFIVYDTSVAPAAGQQVLGDARVLAGGFFDWDWSLPKATQDPEAQKK, from the coding sequence GTGGCTGCGCTTTGCGTAGCGCTGATTGGGGGCTACTCCAGATCAGCCAGCGCGGAGGTGCGCCTGTGCCCCGCGGCAGACGGCTCGCTTGGGGCTTGGCTGCTCGCGGGTCCAGTCCCCGCAGGGAGCGCCAAGCGGCTCGACCCGAAATCGTTTTTCCCCAAGGAAACTGGGGAACTCAGCAAAGGTCAGAGCGCGCGCTGGCGAACGGTCGCGTACGACGACACCCTCGACATCGCCAAGTCAATCCCAGGCAAGGGCAACTTCGCCGCCCTCGGGGGCTGGCTCTCCGTCGAAGAGGCTAGCGATGCCTACTTGCTGCTGGGTGTCGATGGCGGTGTGAGTGTGTGGCTCGATGGTGAGCGGATCCACGAGCGCTCCCGACCCGCGCTGCGGGCCGGGGCTTTCGTCCCCATCCCCATGCACCTCGATCCCGGACGCCATCGCTTGGTGCTCTGGCTCGAGAGTTCACTTCCGCACTGGGGCTTTTGGGCTCGCGTCGTCGCGCAGGCAGATGGGCTACCCCCCGTTGGACTGAGGTTCGCCTTACCCGACACCGACGAGAACGACAGCGCGAACCTCGGCAGGCAACTGCTCAGGCTGAGCCTGGACGCAAACCTCCGTGACGCTGGCTACGGCCCGACGCTCCGCTTGGATTTTCCCCGCGGTTTTCCCGAAGACCTCCTGCGCGGGAGCGCAGCAGCACCGCAGGTCCAGCTGACCCAATCCACTTCCGACGGGAAGAGCGCGTCGACACAGCTGTCCGTTGGGCAACCCAGCTGCGGGACTCGAGGGATCCGTGACTACCGCGTCCAGCTACCCCCGCCTGCCTCGGGCAGCGCGGGGAACTTACAAGTCGATCTCAAGCTGCCCTTCACCGCCAAGAAACTTGAGCTAAAGCTAGACCCCGCCCTACCCCAAGCCGTGGGCGCTGCGCTGGAGCAGGCGCGACGCCTCAGCGCCGGGCCAAGATCGGGAGACTCTCCCGATGCATCGACCCCGAAGCTCGTCGATCGTGACGTGATTGCGGCGAGCTTGCGCCGTGCCGCGCTGACCCTGCAGCGTCAGATCGCCGCCGGAGACACGCGCGGGACCGCTCAAGCAAAGCGCGATCTGGAGAGCTTGCTAGATGACCTCGGTGACGGCGTGGATCCCCTGGAAACCGAGGGCCTGCACTCTCTAGCGCTGCACTCCGAGCTCGACGGCAGTGACCAACCCTTCGCGTTGCAGTTGCCGAGTGGATACGCGAAACGCAAAGACAAGGCCCGCTATCCGCTCGTGCTCTTGCTCCACGGCTACAACGGGACGCCGGAGAGCGTGATGCGCGCCTTCCTGGACTCCACGGGGGACAGACCGCGCGTACCGGGCATCGTGCTAGCTCCATATTCGCACGGAAACGCGTTCTATCGCGACGCAGGTGAAGCCGCCACGCTCGAGGCGCTCAAGTGGGCCCTCGAGACCCTGCCGGTTGACCCGGACCGCGTCAGCGTAACCGGGGTGAGCATGGGTGGAACCGGCACCGGCTATATGGCGGTGCGCTACCCAGAGCTGTTCAGCGCTGCCTCTCCGTTGTGTGGCTACCACAGCTACTTCATCCGGCGGGACACCTCGAAGCGCCCGATCCGGCCCTGGGAGAACGCGCGCATGCACCATTGGTCTCCGGCCAGCTGGGCCGAGAACCTGCAACAAGTCCCAATGTTCGTTGCGCAGGGCACGAAGGATTTTCCCCACGACAATTCAAAGGTGCTGATCCAGCGCCTCAGGGATCTGAACTACGACGTGATCGAGGAGTGGCCGGAGACCGGGCACTCCGTGTGGACGGAGGTCTGGGACGGCGCCGACGGCTGGCCATGGCTGAGCAACAAGCGCCGAGTCGAAGCGCCAGCTCGGGTGCGTTTCGTGAGCGATCAACTGCGCTACGCAAAGCACTACTGGCTCGAGCTCAGCGAGCTCGAAACTCCGGGCAAGCTCGCTGAGGTCCAGGCGCAGGTGAAAGGCGGCAAGGTCGAGCTCGAAGCGACTGGTGTCAAAGCGCTGCGCTTCGTCCCTCCGCTGCCGAAGGGACTGCAGGGCTCAAAGCTCAAAGCGCGCATAGCCGAGCAGGAGCTCGAACTCGACCCCCAGAAGCAGGAGTTGCGGCGCGGCGCGGAAGGTTGGGCGGTGACTCCCAACACCCCCACCCCGGCAGGGCACAAGCGCGCTGGTGTCGAAGGTCCAATCCGCGATGTGTTCATGTCGCCAGTCACGTTCGTCTACGGCACGCGGCGTCAGGCGACATCTCGCGCGACCCTGGAGGTTGCCAACGCGTGGGCCAACGGTCGAGGCAGCGCGGACCTCGCTTACCCAGTCGTCGCCGATCGCGACCTTCCAACCGCGGCGCTCAGGAGCACCAATCTCTTCTTGATCGGAGGCGCGCGAGACAACCTGGTTAGCGCCCGCCTAGCAGGCGACTTAAAAAGCCGCACGGAAACACACAAGCTCTTCCTTGGCGACCTGGAGTTCGAAGGCGGAGACGTTGGGTGCCTGTACGTTGAACCTCACCCCCTAAACCCCGAACGCTACTTGCTGGTGTTGGATGCCGTGTCGGCCCAGGGATACTTGCTGACGAACGCGCTGCCCGCGCTGCTCCCGGATTTCATCGTGTATGACACGAGCGTGGCCCCGGCCGCGGGGCAGCAGGTGCTGGGAGATGCACGCGTGCTCGCCGGAGGCTTCTTTGACTGGGACTGGAGCCTACCGAAGGCCACTCAAGACCCCGAGGCCCAGAAGAAGTAG
- a CDS encoding rRNA pseudouridine synthase: MAEERLQKLIAQAGLASRRRAEELILAGRVRVDGQVVQELGFKADPRAQKVEVDGQRLVPEKPVYIVIHKPRDVVSTMRDPEGRQTIAEFVRRIGARVVPVGRLDYHTSGVLLMTNDGEFANALLHPKKSTKKVYVAKVQGEVNDFDLERWRRPIEIDGKRTRPAEVKRLRWDNGKTWLEIVLKEGKNRQIHRLGEATGFPVMRLARMSFAGITAEDLRPGEWRLLNVSELKDLKRQYGVPRRVGPQELPQGKPTRKPQIGPRRGAATSKPRSRTATRGEAAEEQRGRPRTRSEAAGRTTRRGADDSWAAEEARPRRGAGARRAPAGQAANERNAGKRSAAGSRSAAGSRSAAGSRSAGGGRSAGGGRSTGGGRSGAAKPAKRGSKR; encoded by the coding sequence ATGGCAGAAGAACGACTCCAGAAGCTGATCGCCCAGGCGGGACTCGCTTCTCGCCGTCGGGCGGAGGAACTCATCCTCGCCGGGCGAGTGCGCGTTGATGGACAGGTCGTGCAGGAGTTGGGCTTCAAGGCCGACCCCCGTGCTCAAAAGGTCGAGGTAGACGGCCAGCGTCTGGTGCCAGAGAAGCCCGTATACATCGTGATTCACAAGCCGCGTGACGTGGTCAGCACGATGCGTGATCCCGAGGGGCGGCAGACCATCGCGGAGTTCGTCCGCCGTATCGGAGCGCGGGTCGTTCCGGTTGGTCGCCTCGACTACCACACCAGCGGCGTGCTGTTGATGACCAACGATGGCGAGTTTGCGAACGCGCTCCTGCACCCTAAAAAATCCACAAAGAAAGTCTATGTGGCCAAGGTGCAGGGTGAGGTCAACGACTTCGACCTCGAGCGCTGGCGGCGTCCGATTGAAATCGACGGCAAGCGCACGCGGCCGGCAGAGGTGAAGCGCTTGCGCTGGGACAACGGCAAGACTTGGCTGGAGATCGTGCTCAAGGAGGGCAAGAATCGCCAAATTCACCGCTTGGGAGAGGCGACCGGCTTCCCCGTGATGCGCCTCGCGCGTATGTCCTTCGCGGGGATCACCGCGGAGGACCTGCGGCCTGGTGAGTGGCGCCTGCTGAACGTGAGCGAGTTGAAAGACCTCAAGCGCCAGTACGGAGTACCGCGTCGTGTGGGCCCTCAGGAGCTGCCTCAGGGCAAGCCCACGAGGAAGCCGCAAATCGGGCCCAGGCGCGGGGCAGCCACGAGCAAGCCACGTTCCCGCACGGCAACGCGAGGGGAAGCCGCTGAAGAGCAACGCGGTCGCCCGCGGACGCGCAGCGAAGCCGCGGGGCGTACTACCCGTCGTGGCGCAGACGACAGCTGGGCAGCGGAGGAGGCGCGGCCACGTCGCGGAGCCGGGGCACGCCGCGCACCCGCTGGTCAAGCAGCGAACGAGCGCAACGCAGGCAAGCGCAGTGCCGCTGGCAGTCGCAGTGCCGCTGGCAGTCGCAGTGCCGCTGGCAGTCGCAGTGCAGGCGGCGGTCGCAGTGCAGGCGGCGGTCGCAGTACAGGCGGCGGTCGCAGTGGCGCGGCCAAGCCGGCTAAGCGCGGCTCCAAGCGCTGA
- a CDS encoding cupin domain-containing protein, giving the protein MRRVEKPWGHELIWAHTDRYVAKVLFIKAGHKLSRQYHKVKDETLLVETGAMDLEVGEPPNIEVRRMNPGDVFHVTPGTIHRMAAVEDTRVFEVSTPELDDVVRLEDSYGREGTSAP; this is encoded by the coding sequence ATGCGCCGTGTAGAAAAACCCTGGGGACACGAGCTGATCTGGGCTCACACCGATCGCTACGTGGCCAAGGTCCTCTTCATCAAGGCCGGTCACAAGCTCAGCCGACAGTACCACAAGGTCAAGGACGAGACCCTGCTGGTGGAGACGGGGGCGATGGACCTCGAAGTCGGAGAACCCCCAAACATCGAGGTGCGCCGAATGAATCCGGGAGATGTGTTCCACGTCACCCCCGGCACCATTCACCGTATGGCGGCAGTCGAGGACACGCGCGTCTTCGAGGTCTCGACGCCAGAACTCGACGATGTCGTGCGCCTCGAGGACAGCTACGGCCGCGAAGGCACTAGCGCTCCCTGA
- a CDS encoding ribbon-helix-helix domain-containing protein gives MSRKKISTTVYITPEQNDKLRLLHDRTKVPVAVYIREGIDLVLKHYEHALPGQMTLADPAPPAPAPSKK, from the coding sequence ATGTCACGTAAGAAGATTTCGACGACGGTCTACATCACGCCGGAGCAGAACGACAAACTGCGCTTGCTACACGACCGCACGAAGGTTCCGGTCGCTGTCTACATTCGCGAGGGCATCGATCTGGTGTTGAAGCACTACGAGCACGCGTTGCCCGGACAGATGACACTCGCTGACCCAGCGCCTCCTGCACCGGCGCCAAGCAAGAAGTGA